A single Ammospiza caudacuta isolate bAmmCau1 chromosome 6, bAmmCau1.pri, whole genome shotgun sequence DNA region contains:
- the C6H11orf96 gene encoding uncharacterized protein C11orf96 homolog, whose protein sequence is MAAKPAELMGICSSYQAVMPHFVCVSEEFPPPARPAKTPKGKLRRPRQSRFKTQPVTFDEIQEVEEEGVSPMEEEKAKKSFLQSLECLRRSTQNLCLQRDRLGSCRLRNSLDSSDSDSAL, encoded by the coding sequence ATGGCCGCGAAGCCGGCCGAGCTGATGGGCATCTGCTCCAGCTACCAGGCGGTGATGCCGCACTTCGTCTGCGTGTCCGAGGAGttcccgccgcccgcccgccccgccaaGACCCCCAAGGGCAAGCTGCGGCGGCCGCGGCAGTCGCGCTTCAAGACGCAGCCGGTGACTTTCGACGAGATccaggaggtggaggaggagggggtGTCCCCCATGGAGGAAGAGAAGGCCAAGAAGTCCTTCCTGCAGTCGCTGGAGTGCCTGCGGCGGAGCACCCAGAACCTCTGCCTGCAGCGGGACCGCCTGGGCAGCTGCCGCCTCCGCAACAGCCTCGACTCCAGCGACTCGGACTCGGCCCTGTGA